One segment of Erigeron canadensis isolate Cc75 chromosome 2, C_canadensis_v1, whole genome shotgun sequence DNA contains the following:
- the LOC122586926 gene encoding TOM1-like protein 1: protein MSDNLMDKVNALGERLKIGGSEVGQKITAGMSSMSFKMKEFFQGPNQADNLVEEATAETLNEPDWATNLELCDMINTERISSIDMIRAIKKRIMLKNARIQYLTLVLLETVVKNCEKAFSEVAAERVLDEMVKLIDDPQTVVNNRNKALILIEAWGESTEELRYLPVYEETYKSLKSRGIRFPGRDSESLAPIFTPPRSIQPPEVYPVPPQQVHQEMPIQIQSLSPEQTKEAFDVARNSVELLSTVLSSSPQQDALQDDLTSTLVQQCRQSQLTVQRIVETGGDDEALLFEALSVNDEIQKVLSKYEDMKKPNEVHREPPAMIAVAAEPDEPPHVGKEESLVRKPAGSRGNNNNDDMMDDLDEMIFGKKGGGSSEPKKDKPSKDDLISF, encoded by the exons ATGAGTGATAATCTAATGGACAAAGTTAACGCGCTCGGGGAGCGTCTTAAGATTGGTGGATCGGAGGTCGGTCAGAAGATTACTGCGGGAATGAGTTCGATGAGTTTTAAAATGAAGGAGTTTTTTCAAGGTCCGAATCAAGCTGACAATCTTGTGGAGGAAGCAACTGCAGAGACGCTAAATGAGCCGGATTGGGCGACTAATCTTGAACTGTGTGACATGATTAATACTGAGAGGATTAGTAGTATTGATATGATACGTGCGATAAAGAAAAGGATTATGTTGAAGAATGCTAGGATTCAGTACTTGACTTTGGTGTTGCTTGAGACTGTTGTCAAGAACTGCGAGAAAGCATTTTCGGAAGTTGCTGCGGAAAGAGTGCTTGATGAGATGGTGAAGTTGATTGATGATCCGCAGACGGTTGTTAATAATCGTAATAAGGCTTTGATATTGATTGAAGCTTGGGGTGAGTCAACTGAGGAGCTTCGATATCTGCCTGTTTATGAAGAGACATACAAG AGCTTGAAATCAAGAGGTATACGATTCCCTGGTCGTGATAGCGAGAGCTTGGCTCCAATATTTACCCCTCCTCGTTCAATTCAGCCTCCAGAAGTATATCCCGTCCCCCCACAGCAGGTTCATCAGGAGATGCCGATTCAGATTCAAAGCTTGTCACCCGAACAAACAAAGGAAGCCTTTGATGTGGCACGGAACAGTGTTGAGCTTCTATCCACTGTTCTATCTTCTTCACCACAGCAGGATGCTTTGCAG GATGACTTGACCTCAACACTAGTACAGCAATGTCGCCAGTCCCAGCTTACTGTTCAGAGAATAGTGGAGACAGGAGGAGATGACGAGGCTCTGCTCTTTGAGGCCTTGAGTGTGAATGATGAAATCCAGAAAGTTCTGTCAAAGTATGAAGACATGAAGAAACCTAATGAGGTACACCGTGAGCCACCCGCCATGATTGCTGTTGCTGCTGAGCCTGACGAGCCACCTCATGTTGGGAAAGAAGAGTCATTGGTCAGAAAGCCTGCAGGGTCTCGTGGCAACAACAACAATGATGATATGATGGATGATCTTGATGAAATGATCTTTGGAAAGAAAGGTGGTGGCTCCTCCGAACCTAAAAAGGATAAACCATCCAAAGACGATCTTATTAGTTTTTAG
- the LOC122586572 gene encoding WEB family protein At5g16730, chloroplastic-like encodes MSAKSKSSSSETPPATKIPISKTSPATPRVSKLGRGVAKSETDSPSPLQSTRASAERSPRVVPSKPTIERRSPKISSPAEKPAPRGLQKGSELQAQLTALQDDLKKAEEKLVSIEKEKTKAVNELKEAQKLSEETNEKLQKALVAQKSAEESIEIEKFRAVEMEQAGIESAQKKEEQWEKELETVKNQHAADLAALLSATQELEKVKQELAMTCDAKDQALNHADDATKIAENQAEKVEALSAEITRLKGLLNSKFESEADQTNKMLSELNLEIESLKSEAGQSEKLVLELKSEIETLKSEGEENDKLVCELKSEVEHLKSEEKELKSEIETLTQEVRKSKVYKEKLIHVEASFEELNVELEAARMSESYARSLMEEWKTKVEELDLQAEEAKRLERSASSSLESMVKELETSNGFLQKAEAELSSLKEKVGLLEMSNVRQRGDLEESERTLQKVKEEASVMTKKAESLKSELETVKEERAQALSNEKLAASSVQTLLEEKNQLISELESSKNEEEKSKKALESLASALHEVSSEAREAKEKLLSNQSENENYEAQIEDLKHALQTTNEKYQNMLDDAKHEIDMLMNTIEQAKHSHQGTESEWKEKEVELLETVKNSKDENASLEKEVGRLSNLLKETEEEAYASNEERTQMKNLLKEAESEVTYLKEVLGDAKAESMNLKESLMDKENELQSLDQEISELKTREAESLKKIEELSKLLEEKDAKEKIEENDDVTDSEKDYDMLPKVVEFSEHNGDVPKMEQLSKDTPSIENEVLQKETVVKDLNGDHKESENVVEKGIDSEEVEFKMWESCKIEEKDLSPERETVNDESFEDEVDSKTEGGDGYDQINGAENLDNGATSPSKQQVKKKKPLLKKFGSLLKSKKGTGNAQK; translated from the exons ATGTCTGCTAAATCCAA ATCTTCTTCTTCTGAAACTCCCCCAGCCACAAAAATTCCGATCAGCAAAACATCCCCGGCAACACCCAGAGTCAGTAAACTTGGCCGTGGAGTTGCCAAATCTGAGACTGATTCTCCATCTCCTTTACAAAGCACGAGAGCATCCGCGGAACGGTCTCCACGAGTTGTTCCATCGAAGCCAACAATAGAACGCCGGTCGCCAAAGATCAGCTCCCCTGCAGAA AAACCTGCACCAAGGGGATTGCAAAAGGGTTCAGAATTACAGGCTCAATTGACTGCCCTACAAGATGATCTCAAGAAAGCTGAAGAAAAGTTGGTTTCTATAGAGAAAGAGAAAACAAAAGCCGTTAATGAGCTGAAAGAAGCACAAAAGTTATCAGAGGAGACCAATGAAAAACTTCAGAAGGCTCTTGTGGCTCAAAAGAGTGCAGAAGAGAGTATTGAGATTGAGAAGTTTCGTGCTGTTGAAATGGAACAAGCGGGGATCGAGTCTGCTCAGAAGAAGGAAGAACAGTGGGAGAAAGAGCTGGAAACTGTTAAAAACCAGCACGCTGCTGACTTGGCGGCTCTTCTTTCTGCCACTCAAGAGCTTGAAAAGGTAAAGCAAGAATTAGCCATGACGTGTGATGCAAAAGATCAGGCACTTAATCACGCGGATGATGCAACAAAGATTGCTGAAAATCAAGCTGAAAAAGTCGAAGCACTTTCTGCTGAAATTACACGATTGAAGGGATTGCTTAATTCCAAATTTGAATCAGAAGCAGATCAAACTAACAAAATGTTGTCTGAGCTGAATTTAGAGATCGAGTCTTTGAAATCAGAGGCGGGTCAGAGTGAAAAGTTGGTGTTGGAGCTGAAATCGGAGATAGAGACATTGAAATCGGAGGGTGAAGAAAACGACAAATTGGTATGTGAATTGAAATCAGAGGTGGAGCATCTGAAATCAGAGGAAAAGGAGTTAAAATCAGAGATTGAGACTCTGACCCAAGAAGTCAGGAAATCTAAAGTTTACAAGGAGAAGTTAATCCATGTAGAAGCTTCGTTTGAGGAGCTAAACGTTGAATTAGAAGCTGCAAGAATGTCCGAGTCTTATGCACGTAGCTTAATGGAGGAATGGAAGACTAAAGTTGAAGAATTAGATCTTCAAGCTGAAGAAGCCAAAAGATTAGAAAGATCTGCGTCATCATCTCTTGAGTCAATGGTCAAAGAATTAGAGACGAGCAATGGTTTCTTACAAAAAGCAGAAGCTGAGCTTTCTTCCTTGAAAGAAAAGGTTGGTTTGTTAGAAATGTCAAACGTGAGACAACGAGGGGATCTTGAAGAATCGGAACGTACCCTTCAGAAAGTGAAGGAAGAGGCTTCCGTTATGACCAAAAAGGCTGAATCTTTAAAATCAGAGCTTGAAACTGTGAAGGAGGAAAGGGCACAAGCTTTGAGCAATGAGAAACTTGCAGCCAGTAGTGTTCAAACTCTTCTGGAAGAAAAGAACCAACTCATAAGTGAACTCGAATCATCCAAGAATGAAGAGGAAAAAAGCAAGAAAGCATTGGAAAGCTTAGCATCAGCTTTACATGAAGTTTCATCAGAAGCACGAGAAGCAAAAGAAAAGCTGCTTTCTAATCAATCTGAAAATGAAAACTATGAAGCACAAATAGAAGATTTAAAACATGCACTGCAAACCACTAATGAGAAGTATCAGAACATGCTCGATGATGCAAAACATGAAATCGACATGCTTATGAACACAATTGAGCAAGCTAAACATAGTCATCAAGGTACAGAGTCAGAATGGAAAGAGAAGGAGGTGGAGTTATTGGAGACTGTGAAGAACTCTAAGGATGAAAATGCTTCATTGGAAAAGGAAGTAGGGCGGTTATCAAATTTGCTTAAAGAAACGGAGGAAGAAGCTTATGCTTCTAATGAAGAACGAACTCAAATGAAGAATCTTTTGAAGGAAGCAGAATCGGAAGTTACTTATTTAAAGGAAGTTCTTGGTGATGCAAAAGCAGAAAGCATGAACTTGAAAGAGAGTTTAATGgataaagaaaatgaattgCAAAGTCTTGATCAAGAAATCTCGGAGCTTAAAACACGTGAAGCTGAATCTTTAAAGAAGATTGAGGAGTTGTCTAAATTGCTTGAGGAGAAAGATGCGAAAGAGAAAATTGAGGAAAATGATGATGTCACAGACAGTGAAAAAGATTATGACATGCTTCCAAAAGTGGTGGAGTTTTCTGAGCATAATGGAGATGTGCCAAAAATGGAGCAACTTTCGAAAGATACACCGTCGATTGAAAATGAAGTCTTGCAGAAGGAAACAGTGGTGAAGGATTTAAATGGAGACCATAAAGAGAGTGAGAATGTAGTAGAGAAAGGAATTGATTCTGAAGAAGTGGAATTTAAGATGTGGGAAAGTTGTAAGATTGAAGAAAAAGATCTCTCACCCGAAAGGGAAACTGTTAATGATGAATCGTTTGAGGATGAAGTGGATTCGAAAACAGAAGGTGGTGACGGGTATGATCAGATAAATGGTGCAGAAAATTTAGACAACGGTGCCACTTCACCATCGAAGCAGcaagtgaagaagaagaaaccacTGCTGAAAAAGTTTGGAAGCCTCTTGAAAAGCAAGAAGGGTACAGGCAATGCCCAGAAGTAG
- the LOC122588855 gene encoding histone acetyltransferase MCC1, with translation MRFYSMMKFITPRHPSISYRPIKPSDLEVLVKIHGDLFPIRYEIEFFHNVAHGRDIVSWGAVDRNRPNGQSDELIGFVTARIVMAKESEIEDMLRFDQSRSDQALVYILTLGVVESYRNFGIATSLIREVIKYASTMPNCRAVYLHVISYNNSAIHLYQKMSFLCVRRLHSFYFINGQHYDAYLFIYYVNGGRSPCSPLELVTLLVTYMRRGLKLVSATVWKNGEKNGSKRVKYRDKGSLLPMTQSKRSITIEGGEDDHVLSAL, from the exons ATGCGTTTCTATTCAATGATGAAATTCATAACGCCTCGCCACCCATCGATATCATACAGGCCTATAAAACCTTCTGATTTAGAAGTTCTTGTCAAAATCCACGGTGATCTATTTCCCATCAG GTATGAAATTGAATTTTTCCACAATGTTGCCCATGGTCGTGATATAGTTTCTTGGGGAGCAGTTGACCGGAACCGTCCTAATGGTCAAAGTGATGAACTTATTGGATTTGTTACTGCACGGATTGTTATGGCAAAAGAAAGTGAG ATAGAAGACATGCTGAGATTTGACCAATCAAGATCAGATCAGGCTCTAGTTTATATCCTGACACTAGGTGTGGTAGAGTCTTATAGAAATTTTGGTATAG CCACTTCACTCATCCGAGAGGTGATCAAGTATGCATCAACTATGCCAAACTGCAGAGCAGTTTATCTTCATGTAATTTCTTATAATAATTCCGCCATCCATTTGTACCAGAAAATGTCTTTTCTCTGCGTAAGGAGGCTCCATTCCTTCTATTTTATCAATGGCCAACATTATGATGCATACTTGTTCATATACTATGTGAACGGTGGTCGGTCTCCGTGTTCACCCTT AGAGCTTGTGACGCTTTTAGTGACGTACATGAGGAGAGGACTGAAATTAGTATCTGCAACAGTATGGAAGAATGGTGAGAAAAATGGGTCCAAACGGGTCAAATATAGAGACAAAGGCTCCCTTCTTCCGATGACACAGAGCAAGAGAAGCATTACAATCGAGGGCGGAGAGGATGATCATGTATTAAGTGCTTTGTAG
- the LOC122587323 gene encoding binding partner of ACD11 1, whose product MSVRTVKVSNVSLSASEQDIKEFFSFSGEIEFIDIQSENERAQKAFVTFKDSQGAETAVLLSGATIVDQSVTIDLAPDYTLPPSAITSSAQQPTATDQQSGGVAGAVVQKAEDVVSSMLARGFILGKDAVNKAKAFDEKLQFTSTAAAKAAAIDQKVGLTEKISIGTTLVNEKVKDLDQKFQVSEKTKTAFATAEQTVSEAGSAIMKNRYVLTAASWATGAFNKVTKAAEEVGQKTMEKVAVGEQSGKIESTQQEPPGSPKATTS is encoded by the exons ATGTCG GTAAGAACTGTGAAAGTCAGCAATGTTTCCTTGAGTGCTTCTGAGCAAGACATCAAGGAATTCTTTTCGTTTTCTGGTGAAATTGAATTTATTGATATACAAAG TGAGAATGAGCGGGCTCAAAAGGCATTTGTCACTTTTAAGGATAGTCAAGGTGCAGAGACTGCAGTTCTACTATCG GGGGCAACAATAGTTGACCAGTCTGTTACTATTGATCTTGCACCAGACTACACTCTCCCACCTTCTGCAATTACATCTTCAGCGCAACAACCCACG GCAACGGATCAACAAAGTGGGGGCGTTGCTGGAGCTGTTGTTCAAAAGGCAGAGGATGTAGTGAGCAGCATGTTGGCCAGAGGGTTCATACTGGGAAAAGATGCAGTCAATAAAGCCAAAGCTTTTGATGAAAAGCTTCAGTTTACTTCTACAGCTGCTGCAAAAGCCGCCGCAATAGACCAAAAGGTTGGTCTCACAGAAAAAATCAGCATAGGCACAACACTTGTGAACGAGAAAGTGAAGGATTTGGATCAAAAATTCCAAGTGTCGGAGAAGACCAAAACCGCCTTTGCGACAGCAGAGCAGACAGTGAGTGAGGCAGGGTCTGCCATTATGAAAAATCGCTATGTGCTGACAGCTGCCTCCTGGGCTACAGGAGCTTTCAACAAAGTCACAAAAGCTGCTGAAGAAGTGGGACAGAAGACCATGGAAAAAGTGGCAGTGGGAGAACAATCAGGAAAGATCGAGTCGACTCAGCAAGAACCACCTGGTTCCCCGAAAGCCACTACTAGCTGA
- the LOC122587441 gene encoding peptidyl-tRNA hydrolase 2, mitochondrial: MDVTSWLSAILVGAGCLAMGFFVGAEKPYRKFIPKNKAAETAALVDGKKKGQAKPPLEIEKLAEIIEDFKMVLVVRNDLKMGKGKIAAQCSHATLGLYKKILHRAPKALSRWEMCGQVKVVVKIESEDDMLELQARAKSLAIPTHIVIDAGRTQIAPNSRTVMAVLGPADMVDDVTGGLKLL, translated from the exons ATGGATGTAACGTCATGGCTAAGTGCTATCTTAGTTGGGGCAGGCTGTCTAGCTATGGGATTTTTTGTTGGTGCAGAGAAACCTTATCGCAAGTTTATACCAAAAAACAAAGCCGCTGAAACTGCGGCACTTGTAGATGGAAAAAAGAAGGGTCAGGCGAAACCACCCCTTGAGATTGAAAAACTTGCTGAGATTATTGAAGATTTTAAGATG gTGTTGGTTGTAAGGAATGACCTAAAGATGGGGAAAGGGAAGATTGCTGCCCAGTGCAG TCATGCAACTTTGGGTCTTTATAAAAAGATTCTTCACCGAGCACCTAAAGCTTTAAGCAG GTGGGAGATGTGTGGCCAGGTTAAAGTGGTGGTGAAAATTGAAAGCGAAGATGATATGCTGGAATTACAG GCAAGAGCAAAATCACTGGCTATACCAACTCATATTGTCATTGATGCTGGGCGAACACAGATAGCACCAA ATTCAAGGACAGTAATGGCAGTTCTCG GACCAGCTGATATGGTTGATGATGTAACTGGTGGGTTGAAGCTTCTATAA